From one Budorcas taxicolor isolate Tak-1 chromosome 21, Takin1.1, whole genome shotgun sequence genomic stretch:
- the PGPEP1L gene encoding pyroglutamyl-peptidase 1-like protein isoform X11: MDSRSSCVVATGDTGDAASIPGSGRSPGGDRGNPLQYSCLENPMDRGACRKPGQKDRHAQRGDGVKTAVMLPQAKDYRELPEAERGKELSKLGLGSDMDVELQTLQLPVDYREVKQRVARIWEDLQPQFVVHVGVDPAAKAIFLEQCSKNRGYRDADIRGFRPECGVCLPDGPEVIASEVSMKAVSRRAAVQGVEVAFSRDAELL; encoded by the exons gagacacaggagatgcagcttcgatccctgggtcaggaagatcccctggaggagaccgtggcaacccactccagtattcttgcctggagaatcccatggacagaggagcctg CAGAAAACCCGGACAGAAAGACAGACACGCACAAAGGGGTGATGGTGTGAAGACCGCAGTTatgctgccacaagccaaggactACCGGGAGCTGCCAGAAGCTGAAAGAGGCAAG GAACTCTCCAAACTGGGCCTGGGGAGTGACATGGACGTAGAGCTGCAGACTCTTCAGCTGCCGGTGGATTACAGGGAAGTGAAGCAGAGGGTCGCCAGAATCTGGGAAGACCTTCAACCGCAA TTCGTTGTGCATGTGGGCGTGGACCCCGCCGCCAAGGCCATCTTTCTGGAGCAGTGCAGCAAGAACCGAGGCTACCGGGACGCCGACATCCGGGGCTTCCGGCCCGAGTGTGGCGTGTGCCTTCCAGATGGCCCAGAAGTGATCGCGTCAGAGGTCAGCATGAAGGCGGTCAGCAGGCGGGCAGCCGTGCAGGGCGTGGAGGTGGCCTTTTCCCGAGACGCGG AGTTACTGTGA
- the PGPEP1L gene encoding pyroglutamyl-peptidase 1-like protein isoform X8 — protein sequence MVKPTCREVAKPRIQSQELSKLGLGSDMDVELQTLQLPVDYREVKQRVARIWEDLQPQFVVHVGVDPAAKAIFLEQCSKNRGYRDADIRGFRPECGVCLPDGPEVIASEVSMKAVSRRAAVQGVEVAFSRDAGMSAITPTTCLCIMEMGVRPSSMSLRYLLGCPPACWEKPCKSSSRKCWRRLRKAGLKTRSSAFAVPAGENQLGDCSIRENEMFHSCV from the exons GAACTCTCCAAACTGGGCCTGGGGAGTGACATGGACGTAGAGCTGCAGACTCTTCAGCTGCCGGTGGATTACAGGGAAGTGAAGCAGAGGGTCGCCAGAATCTGGGAAGACCTTCAACCGCAA TTCGTTGTGCATGTGGGCGTGGACCCCGCCGCCAAGGCCATCTTTCTGGAGCAGTGCAGCAAGAACCGAGGCTACCGGGACGCCGACATCCGGGGCTTCCGGCCCGAGTGTGGCGTGTGCCTTCCAGATGGCCCAGAAGTGATCGCGTCAGAGGTCAGCATGAAGGCGGTCAGCAGGCGGGCAGCCGTGCAGGGCGTGGAGGTGGCCTTTTCCCGAGACGCGG GTATGTCTGCGATTACGCCTACTACCTGTCTTTGCATCATGGAAATGGGTGTGCGGCCCTCATCCATGTCCCTCCGTTATCTCCTCGGCTGCCCGCCAGCCTGCTGGGAAAAGCCCTGCAAGTCCTCATCCAGGAAATGCTGGAGGAGATTGAGAAAGGCCGGGCTCAAAACCAGAAGCTCAGCCTTTGCAGTTCCAGCCGGGGAGAACCAACTGGGGGACTGCTCCAttagagaaaatgaaatgtttcacTCCTGTGTGTAG
- the PGPEP1L gene encoding pyroglutamyl-peptidase 1-like protein isoform X4 translates to MDRGACRKPGQKDRHAQRGDGVKTAVMLPQAKDYRELPEAERGKELSKLGLGSDMDVELQTLQLPVDYREVKQRVARIWEDLQPQFVVHVGVDPAAKAIFLEQCSKNRGYRDADIRGFRPECGVCLPDGPEVIASEVSMKAVSRRAAVQGVEVAFSRDAGMSAITPTTCLCIMEMGVRPSSMSLRYLLGCPPACWEKPCKSSSRKCWRRLRKAGLKTRSSAFAVPAGENQLGDCSIRENEMFHSCV, encoded by the exons atggacagaggagcctg CAGAAAACCCGGACAGAAAGACAGACACGCACAAAGGGGTGATGGTGTGAAGACCGCAGTTatgctgccacaagccaaggactACCGGGAGCTGCCAGAAGCTGAAAGAGGCAAG GAACTCTCCAAACTGGGCCTGGGGAGTGACATGGACGTAGAGCTGCAGACTCTTCAGCTGCCGGTGGATTACAGGGAAGTGAAGCAGAGGGTCGCCAGAATCTGGGAAGACCTTCAACCGCAA TTCGTTGTGCATGTGGGCGTGGACCCCGCCGCCAAGGCCATCTTTCTGGAGCAGTGCAGCAAGAACCGAGGCTACCGGGACGCCGACATCCGGGGCTTCCGGCCCGAGTGTGGCGTGTGCCTTCCAGATGGCCCAGAAGTGATCGCGTCAGAGGTCAGCATGAAGGCGGTCAGCAGGCGGGCAGCCGTGCAGGGCGTGGAGGTGGCCTTTTCCCGAGACGCGG GTATGTCTGCGATTACGCCTACTACCTGTCTTTGCATCATGGAAATGGGTGTGCGGCCCTCATCCATGTCCCTCCGTTATCTCCTCGGCTGCCCGCCAGCCTGCTGGGAAAAGCCCTGCAAGTCCTCATCCAGGAAATGCTGGAGGAGATTGAGAAAGGCCGGGCTCAAAACCAGAAGCTCAGCCTTTGCAGTTCCAGCCGGGGAGAACCAACTGGGGGACTGCTCCAttagagaaaatgaaatgtttcacTCCTGTGTGTAG
- the PGPEP1L gene encoding pyroglutamyl-peptidase 1-like protein isoform X1, translated as MDSRSSCVVATGDTGDAASIPGSGRSPGGDRGNPLQYSCLENPMDRGACRKPGQKDRHAQRGDGVKTAVMLPQAKDYRELPEAERGKELSKLGLGSDMDVELQTLQLPVDYREVKQRVARIWEDLQPQFVVHVGVDPAAKAIFLEQCSKNRGYRDADIRGFRPECGVCLPDGPEVIASEVSMKAVSRRAAVQGVEVAFSRDAGMSAITPTTCLCIMEMGVRPSSMSLRYLLGCPPACWEKPCKSSSRKCWRRLRKAGLKTRSSAFAVPAGENQLGDCSIRENEMFHSCV; from the exons gagacacaggagatgcagcttcgatccctgggtcaggaagatcccctggaggagaccgtggcaacccactccagtattcttgcctggagaatcccatggacagaggagcctg CAGAAAACCCGGACAGAAAGACAGACACGCACAAAGGGGTGATGGTGTGAAGACCGCAGTTatgctgccacaagccaaggactACCGGGAGCTGCCAGAAGCTGAAAGAGGCAAG GAACTCTCCAAACTGGGCCTGGGGAGTGACATGGACGTAGAGCTGCAGACTCTTCAGCTGCCGGTGGATTACAGGGAAGTGAAGCAGAGGGTCGCCAGAATCTGGGAAGACCTTCAACCGCAA TTCGTTGTGCATGTGGGCGTGGACCCCGCCGCCAAGGCCATCTTTCTGGAGCAGTGCAGCAAGAACCGAGGCTACCGGGACGCCGACATCCGGGGCTTCCGGCCCGAGTGTGGCGTGTGCCTTCCAGATGGCCCAGAAGTGATCGCGTCAGAGGTCAGCATGAAGGCGGTCAGCAGGCGGGCAGCCGTGCAGGGCGTGGAGGTGGCCTTTTCCCGAGACGCGG GTATGTCTGCGATTACGCCTACTACCTGTCTTTGCATCATGGAAATGGGTGTGCGGCCCTCATCCATGTCCCTCCGTTATCTCCTCGGCTGCCCGCCAGCCTGCTGGGAAAAGCCCTGCAAGTCCTCATCCAGGAAATGCTGGAGGAGATTGAGAAAGGCCGGGCTCAAAACCAGAAGCTCAGCCTTTGCAGTTCCAGCCGGGGAGAACCAACTGGGGGACTGCTCCAttagagaaaatgaaatgtttcacTCCTGTGTGTAG
- the PGPEP1L gene encoding pyroglutamyl-peptidase 1-like protein isoform X12 — protein sequence MDVELQTLQLPVDYREVKQRVARIWEDLQPQFVVHVGVDPAAKAIFLEQCSKNRGYRDADIRGFRPECGVCLPDGPEVIASEVSMKAVSRRAAVQGVEVAFSRDAGMSAITPTTCLCIMEMGVRPSSMSLRYLLGCPPACWEKPCKSSSRKCWRRLRKAGLKTRSSAFAVPAGENQLGDCSIRENEMFHSCV from the exons ATGGACGTAGAGCTGCAGACTCTTCAGCTGCCGGTGGATTACAGGGAAGTGAAGCAGAGGGTCGCCAGAATCTGGGAAGACCTTCAACCGCAA TTCGTTGTGCATGTGGGCGTGGACCCCGCCGCCAAGGCCATCTTTCTGGAGCAGTGCAGCAAGAACCGAGGCTACCGGGACGCCGACATCCGGGGCTTCCGGCCCGAGTGTGGCGTGTGCCTTCCAGATGGCCCAGAAGTGATCGCGTCAGAGGTCAGCATGAAGGCGGTCAGCAGGCGGGCAGCCGTGCAGGGCGTGGAGGTGGCCTTTTCCCGAGACGCGG GTATGTCTGCGATTACGCCTACTACCTGTCTTTGCATCATGGAAATGGGTGTGCGGCCCTCATCCATGTCCCTCCGTTATCTCCTCGGCTGCCCGCCAGCCTGCTGGGAAAAGCCCTGCAAGTCCTCATCCAGGAAATGCTGGAGGAGATTGAGAAAGGCCGGGCTCAAAACCAGAAGCTCAGCCTTTGCAGTTCCAGCCGGGGAGAACCAACTGGGGGACTGCTCCAttagagaaaatgaaatgtttcacTCCTGTGTGTAG
- the PGPEP1L gene encoding pyroglutamyl-peptidase 1-like protein isoform X2, whose translation MDSRSSCVVATGDTGDAASIPGSGRSPGGDRGNPLQYSCLENPMDRGACRKPGQKDRHAQRGDGVKTAVMLPQAKDYRELPEAERGKELSKLGLGSDMDVELQTLQLPVDYREVKQRVARIWEDLQPQFVVHVGVDPAAKAIFLEQCSKNRGYRDADIRGFRPECGVCLPDGPEVIASEVSMKAVSRRAAVQGVEVAFSRDAGRYVCDYAYYLSLHHGNGCAALIHVPPLSPRLPASLLGKALQVLIQEMLEEIEKGRAQNQKLSLCSSSRGEPTGGLLH comes from the exons gagacacaggagatgcagcttcgatccctgggtcaggaagatcccctggaggagaccgtggcaacccactccagtattcttgcctggagaatcccatggacagaggagcctg CAGAAAACCCGGACAGAAAGACAGACACGCACAAAGGGGTGATGGTGTGAAGACCGCAGTTatgctgccacaagccaaggactACCGGGAGCTGCCAGAAGCTGAAAGAGGCAAG GAACTCTCCAAACTGGGCCTGGGGAGTGACATGGACGTAGAGCTGCAGACTCTTCAGCTGCCGGTGGATTACAGGGAAGTGAAGCAGAGGGTCGCCAGAATCTGGGAAGACCTTCAACCGCAA TTCGTTGTGCATGTGGGCGTGGACCCCGCCGCCAAGGCCATCTTTCTGGAGCAGTGCAGCAAGAACCGAGGCTACCGGGACGCCGACATCCGGGGCTTCCGGCCCGAGTGTGGCGTGTGCCTTCCAGATGGCCCAGAAGTGATCGCGTCAGAGGTCAGCATGAAGGCGGTCAGCAGGCGGGCAGCCGTGCAGGGCGTGGAGGTGGCCTTTTCCCGAGACGCGGGTAG GTATGTCTGCGATTACGCCTACTACCTGTCTTTGCATCATGGAAATGGGTGTGCGGCCCTCATCCATGTCCCTCCGTTATCTCCTCGGCTGCCCGCCAGCCTGCTGGGAAAAGCCCTGCAAGTCCTCATCCAGGAAATGCTGGAGGAGATTGAGAAAGGCCGGGCTCAAAACCAGAAGCTCAGCCTTTGCAGTTCCAGCCGGGGAGAACCAACTGGGGGACTGCTCCAttag
- the PGPEP1L gene encoding pyroglutamyl-peptidase 1-like protein isoform X10 produces MDSRSSCVVATGDTGDAASIPGSGRSPGGDRGNPLQYSCLENPMDRGACRKPGQKDRHAQRGDGVKTAVMLPQAKDYRELPEAERGKELSKLGLGSDMDVELQTLQLPVDYREVKQRVARIWEDLQPQFVVHVGVDPAAKAIFLEQCSKNRGYRDADIRGFRPECGVCLPDGPEVIASEVSMKAVSRRAAVQGVEVAFSRDAVPPR; encoded by the exons gagacacaggagatgcagcttcgatccctgggtcaggaagatcccctggaggagaccgtggcaacccactccagtattcttgcctggagaatcccatggacagaggagcctg CAGAAAACCCGGACAGAAAGACAGACACGCACAAAGGGGTGATGGTGTGAAGACCGCAGTTatgctgccacaagccaaggactACCGGGAGCTGCCAGAAGCTGAAAGAGGCAAG GAACTCTCCAAACTGGGCCTGGGGAGTGACATGGACGTAGAGCTGCAGACTCTTCAGCTGCCGGTGGATTACAGGGAAGTGAAGCAGAGGGTCGCCAGAATCTGGGAAGACCTTCAACCGCAA TTCGTTGTGCATGTGGGCGTGGACCCCGCCGCCAAGGCCATCTTTCTGGAGCAGTGCAGCAAGAACCGAGGCTACCGGGACGCCGACATCCGGGGCTTCCGGCCCGAGTGTGGCGTGTGCCTTCCAGATGGCCCAGAAGTGATCGCGTCAGAGGTCAGCATGAAGGCGGTCAGCAGGCGGGCAGCCGTGCAGGGCGTGGAGGTGGCCTTTTCCCGAGACGCGG